The proteins below are encoded in one region of Agelaius phoeniceus isolate bAgePho1 chromosome 33, bAgePho1.hap1, whole genome shotgun sequence:
- the LOC143696317 gene encoding LOW QUALITY PROTEIN: serine/threonine-protein kinase pim-1-like (The sequence of the model RefSeq protein was modified relative to this genomic sequence to represent the inferred CDS: deleted 1 base in 1 codon), with translation MARSLAGYENRTTRGSLSHRLQVDVSFTVPWDPNPNRAVHLVPADAASRKAPLGGAAPCPPLPGPPWFRLGRALSKSGSAVPPARAEKPPLEQLYRQGPLLGSGGCGSVYSGTRLADGAPVAIKRVSRERISEWVRLRNGALVPLELALLWMVSRPGFRGVVRLLDWFEVPEGFALVMERPQRCQDLWYFLHQRRFLTEPVARGLFRQVLEAVRHCSSRGVLHRDIKAENVLVDLATGEAKLIDFGCGAILQDTIYTRMSGTPEYSPPEWILFGCYHGQPATIWSLGILLYELVCGHLPFRTNEDIVRGQLVFPPRVSQECQHLIRWCLSMDPTHRPCLEDLFEHSWLQEPCLAQETAEMHPEHSRIQEPSKQQRHASRGTGRKPRSVSLRPRRGGESAAEEMLLPLVPARAVGGAARAARPIGEVVAVQ, from the exons cccggctgaTGCCGCGTCCCGCAAGGCGCCcctcggcggggccgccccgtgcccgcccctgcccggcccgccgTGGTTCCGCCTCGGCCGGGCTCTCTCC AAGAGCGGCAGCGCGGTGCCGCCCGCACGGGCGGAGAagcctcccctggagcagctctacCGGCAGGGCCCACTGctgggcagcggcggctgcggcagcgTTTACTCCGGGACCCGGCTCGCCGACGGCGCCCCG GTGGCAATCAAGCGAGTGTCCCGGGAGCGCATCTCGGAGTGGGTAcggctg CGCAATGgcgcccttgtgcccctggagctggcgctgctgtggaTGGTGTCGCGGCCTGGCTTCCGCGGCGTCGTGCGGCTCCTGGACTGGTTCGAGGTGCCCGAGGGCTTCGCGCTGGTCATGGAgcgtccgcagcgctgtcaggacctctggtacttcctgcacCAGCGGCGCTTCCTGACGGAGCCCGTGGCGCGggggctgttccgccaggtgctggaggccgtgcggcactgcagcagccgcggcgtcctgcaccgcgacatcaagGCCGAGAACGTCCTCGTCGACCTGGCCACGGGCGAGGCCAAGCTCATCGACTTCGGCTGCGGCGCGATCCTCCAGGACACGATCTACACCCGGATGTCAG gaacgccggagtacagcccaccggagtggatcctctttggctgctaccatggccagccagccactatctggtccctgggcatcctgctctatGAGCTGGTCTGCGGGCACCTTCCTTTCCGCACCAACGAGGACATCGTCCGGGGCCAGCTCGTCTTCCCGCCCCGGGTGTCTCAAG agtgccagcacctcatcaggtggtgtttatccatGGACCCCACACACAGGCCATGCTTGGAGGACCTTTTTGAGCAttcttggctgcaggagccctgcctggcccaggagacagcagagatgCAT CCTGAGCACAGTAGGATCCAGGagcccagcaagcagcagcggCACGCGTCTCGTGGCACTGGAAGAAAACCCCGGAGCGTTTCCCTGCGGCCGCGGCGCGGAGGAGAGAGCGCAGCCGAGGAGATGCTGCTTCCGCTGGTCCCCGCGAGAGCTGTGGGGGGAGCGGCTCGTGCTGCCCGTCCTATTGGAgaagtggtggcagtgcagtgA